The following are encoded together in the Leuconostoc mesenteroides subsp. mesenteroides ATCC 8293 genome:
- a CDS encoding Fur family transcriptional regulator: MTDQKLRTILQEHGLKATYQRMAVLEYLATNKTHPTAEMIHEDLNNISLATVYNTLDKLIETGLIIAIDIHDDGKRHFDYYGEPHYHIINQQTSEIIDADNFDMAPLFDAARKASGLNITGYHIEIFGVNPEDS, from the coding sequence ATGACTGATCAAAAATTGCGTACAATATTGCAAGAACACGGTTTAAAAGCTACGTATCAACGAATGGCCGTTTTAGAATATCTCGCTACAAATAAAACCCACCCCACAGCAGAAATGATTCACGAAGATTTAAATAATATTAGTTTGGCAACAGTTTATAACACGCTTGATAAATTAATTGAAACTGGATTAATCATCGCTATAGACATTCATGATGATGGCAAGCGCCACTTTGATTATTATGGTGAGCCACATTATCACATCATCAATCAACAAACTAGTGAGATTATTGATGCAGATAATTTCGATATGGCTCCTTTGTTTGACGCAGCACGTAAAGCTAGCGGTTTAAATATTACAGGATATCATATTGAGATCTTTGGGGTTAATCCAGAAGATTCGTAG
- the thiE gene encoding thiamine phosphate synthase, with product MFDPSILVNYFVLGTQDTNGERHFFEVLEEALQSKISVFQYREKGQLALSGSEKLRVAKKVRQLTADYHVPLIIDDDIQLAHEIDAEGVHFGQKDGDIINNIQLAGNLAVGVSVSNDSQYKRIENIKGIDYIGIGPVFATVSKADANPEIGVEGLKYLTSKSKWPSVAIGGISEINLSSVLSTGVNGAAVISMISQSANISATLKYWRSLHL from the coding sequence ATGTTTGATCCGAGCATATTAGTAAATTATTTTGTATTAGGAACTCAGGACACCAATGGAGAGAGACATTTTTTTGAAGTCTTAGAGGAAGCACTGCAATCGAAAATCAGTGTGTTTCAATATCGAGAAAAAGGGCAACTGGCTTTAAGTGGATCAGAGAAATTACGAGTAGCCAAAAAAGTCCGGCAACTAACAGCTGACTACCATGTACCATTGATTATTGATGATGACATTCAACTAGCACATGAAATTGATGCAGAGGGTGTTCATTTTGGGCAAAAAGATGGCGATATTATCAATAATATTCAATTAGCTGGGAATCTAGCTGTTGGGGTATCGGTGTCTAATGACAGCCAATATAAAAGAATAGAGAATATTAAAGGGATTGATTATATCGGAATTGGTCCTGTTTTTGCGACGGTAAGCAAAGCTGATGCAAATCCAGAGATTGGGGTTGAAGGTTTAAAATATTTGACAAGCAAAAGTAAATGGCCAAGTGTGGCAATCGGTGGAATATCGGAAATAAATTTGTCATCAGTTTTATCTACGGGTGTTAACGGTGCTGCTGTAATCAGTATGATTAGTCAAAGTGCAAATATAAGCGCTACCTTAAAATATTGGCGTTCATTACATTTATAA
- a CDS encoding branched-chain amino acid ABC transporter permease: MDQAHIKYTLSWASLAAMGFILIFVAQMLGLIGHYGITTIVLIGINIIAALGLNLVVGISGQFSLGHAGFMAIGAYATALVMEVVPGIIGFILGMAAGIVVSGVIALIVGIPTLRLRGDYLAIATLGFAEIIRIVIMNLKITNGPAGIFGIAPFVSWQLVYILAVITLIIVVNFVRSMPGRAIIAVRDNEIAAESLGINTTKYKVIAFVTGALFAAMAGSLRASFIQSIAPKDYAFMQSIMILIIIVIGGIGSMSGTVVTAIALGVLDTMLQNFGSLRMVIYAVILIAVMLVRPQGIFGSRELSLKKWLFDEGDGHGSDNTENA, from the coding sequence ATGGATCAAGCGCATATTAAATACACGTTATCATGGGCATCTTTGGCTGCAATGGGGTTCATTTTGATATTCGTAGCTCAAATGCTTGGCCTTATTGGTCATTATGGCATCACAACGATTGTACTTATCGGCATTAATATCATTGCTGCACTGGGACTTAATCTAGTGGTTGGTATTTCAGGGCAGTTTTCGTTAGGGCACGCTGGATTTATGGCTATCGGTGCTTACGCGACAGCATTAGTTATGGAAGTTGTTCCTGGTATCATTGGCTTTATTTTGGGAATGGCTGCAGGCATCGTAGTCAGTGGCGTAATTGCCTTAATTGTTGGTATTCCAACTCTGCGTTTACGTGGTGATTATTTGGCTATTGCAACATTAGGGTTTGCTGAAATTATTAGAATTGTCATTATGAACTTGAAAATAACTAACGGACCAGCTGGTATTTTTGGCATCGCACCTTTTGTGAGTTGGCAATTAGTTTATATACTAGCAGTTATAACATTGATTATTGTGGTCAACTTTGTTCGTAGTATGCCTGGGCGAGCCATTATTGCCGTTCGTGATAATGAAATTGCTGCCGAATCCTTAGGAATTAATACAACTAAGTATAAGGTAATTGCTTTTGTGACAGGGGCATTATTTGCTGCTATGGCTGGTAGCTTACGTGCAAGTTTCATCCAATCTATTGCGCCTAAAGACTATGCTTTTATGCAAAGTATTATGATCTTAATTATTATTGTGATAGGTGGGATTGGCTCAATGAGTGGGACAGTTGTGACAGCAATTGCGTTAGGTGTGTTAGACACAATGTTACAAAATTTTGGTTCCTTGCGTATGGTCATCTACGCTGTTATTTTAATTGCTGTGATGCTGGTTAGACCTCAAGGTATTTTTGGTAGTCGAGAACTTTCATTAAAGAAATGGTTATTTGATGAAGGAGACGGACATGGCTCAGACAATACTGAAAACGCGTGA
- the thiM gene encoding hydroxyethylthiazole kinase: MNITDIRTKSPLVLTYANFVTPQFVANVVNVVGASPLMSRELAEFKELAGIANAVIINTGTLQKVEINDIIKLSQEAYQLGKPVVLDPVAVSVPFRSKAITQFLASGHVDVIRGNAAEIAWFADIDFASQGIDATGKGDVIEIAQRAAKKTGAVIALSGACDVVSDGQYTQTLDINVEQLSSIVGTGDALSSLIGAFIADGLKVPNVMNAMATFKLAGQKAATKTNQPGSFTNQLLDELFVIDNIDVQNFVKESVLNHG; this comes from the coding sequence ATGAATATTACAGACATTAGAACGAAATCACCTCTTGTCCTGACTTATGCAAATTTTGTTACACCACAATTTGTAGCTAATGTAGTTAATGTTGTTGGTGCCTCACCGTTAATGAGTCGCGAGCTAGCAGAATTTAAGGAATTAGCCGGAATTGCCAATGCGGTGATTATTAACACAGGGACGCTTCAAAAAGTAGAAATTAACGATATTATTAAACTTTCTCAGGAAGCATACCAATTAGGCAAGCCAGTCGTATTAGATCCGGTTGCTGTATCAGTTCCATTTAGGTCTAAAGCCATTACACAATTTTTAGCATCTGGTCATGTTGATGTTATTCGTGGCAATGCAGCCGAAATTGCTTGGTTTGCCGATATTGATTTTGCTAGTCAAGGTATCGATGCTACTGGAAAAGGTGACGTAATTGAAATTGCACAGCGTGCCGCCAAAAAAACAGGTGCAGTGATTGCGCTAAGCGGGGCTTGTGACGTTGTCAGTGATGGTCAATACACACAAACACTTGATATAAATGTTGAACAATTATCTTCTATTGTAGGTACAGGAGATGCCTTATCATCATTAATTGGTGCGTTCATTGCCGATGGGCTAAAGGTTCCTAATGTGATGAATGCAATGGCTACATTCAAACTTGCTGGACAAAAAGCCGCTACAAAAACGAATCAACCAGGTTCTTTTACAAATCAATTATTAGATGAATTATTTGTTATTGATAATATCGATGTTCAAAATTTTGTTAAGGAAAGTGTGCTGAATCATGGTTAA
- a CDS encoding ABC transporter ATP-binding protein, with protein MSALLTVENLNVSYGAIKAVQDVNFVVNNNEIVSLIGANGAGKTTILRTISGLEKPTKGRILFENQNILTMNSERIVSSGVAQVPEGRRVFSGMTVQENLQLGTFTRGKGINLKDEYTLIYDQFPILKERRNQDAATLSGGEQQMLAMGRALMAKPKLLLLDEPSMGLAPLFIEKVFDIIKNVNAQGMTVLIIEQNANQALKIADRGYVLESGKITMTGTGAELLASDDVRKAYLGG; from the coding sequence ATGAGTGCATTACTGACAGTTGAAAATTTAAACGTAAGTTATGGTGCCATTAAAGCGGTACAAGATGTTAACTTTGTGGTGAACAATAACGAAATCGTATCACTAATTGGTGCTAATGGCGCTGGGAAAACTACAATTTTACGTACGATTTCGGGCTTAGAAAAACCCACTAAGGGACGTATTTTATTTGAAAATCAAAACATATTGACTATGAATTCAGAGCGAATTGTCTCAAGTGGAGTTGCTCAAGTGCCAGAAGGACGTCGCGTGTTTTCTGGCATGACTGTTCAAGAAAACCTACAGTTGGGTACTTTTACTCGAGGCAAGGGTATTAACTTGAAAGATGAATACACACTTATTTACGATCAGTTTCCAATTTTAAAGGAAAGACGTAATCAAGATGCAGCGACTTTATCTGGTGGTGAACAACAAATGCTAGCCATGGGTCGCGCATTAATGGCAAAACCAAAATTGTTATTGTTGGATGAACCTTCCATGGGCTTGGCACCGCTATTTATTGAGAAAGTTTTTGATATTATTAAAAATGTTAATGCACAAGGAATGACAGTATTAATAATCGAACAAAATGCGAATCAAGCGCTAAAAATTGCGGATCGCGGCTATGTTTTGGAAAGTGGAAAGATCACGATGACAGGTACGGGAGCAGAGCTACTTGCATCAGATGACGTGCGCAAAGCATACTTAGGCGGTTGA
- the thiD gene encoding bifunctional hydroxymethylpyrimidine kinase/phosphomethylpyrimidine kinase — MVNKTPQVLTIAGMDSSGGAGVSADLKTFAAQGVYGANVIVALTAQNTMGVQQVSMTSPSMIHAQLKSVADDLKISAVKSGMLGDVPTVEAVAEFLQQADFGNYVLDPVMVAKGGAHLLSDEAIVAIKSSLIPLATLITPNMPEAEVLSGSNITNHEDVMQSASKIQQLGVENVLLKGGHASGKDVYDYILLADGSHFWLKSSRVDTIRTHGTGDTISAAITARLALGDDMKTAIIRAKAYVDATIREGIDVGHGHGPLNHQARVTDRHFPEVLENV, encoded by the coding sequence ATGGTTAATAAAACACCCCAAGTTCTAACAATTGCTGGTATGGATAGCAGTGGTGGCGCTGGAGTTAGCGCGGATCTAAAGACGTTTGCCGCCCAAGGTGTTTATGGCGCTAATGTTATTGTTGCTCTAACAGCACAAAACACAATGGGTGTACAGCAAGTTTCGATGACTTCACCATCTATGATCCATGCCCAATTAAAATCAGTGGCTGATGACTTAAAAATAAGTGCTGTAAAAAGTGGCATGCTTGGTGATGTGCCCACAGTAGAAGCAGTGGCTGAATTTTTACAACAAGCAGATTTTGGTAACTATGTATTAGATCCTGTAATGGTTGCCAAGGGAGGCGCTCACTTATTGAGTGATGAGGCCATAGTTGCTATTAAGTCTAGTTTGATACCGCTGGCAACGCTCATTACGCCTAATATGCCAGAAGCTGAAGTCTTAAGTGGGTCAAACATTACTAACCATGAAGATGTGATGCAATCAGCTTCAAAGATACAACAATTAGGAGTTGAAAACGTATTATTAAAAGGTGGACATGCCTCCGGGAAAGATGTTTATGACTATATTCTATTGGCTGATGGTAGTCATTTTTGGCTTAAAAGCTCACGGGTAGATACAATTAGAACTCACGGGACAGGGGATACAATTTCTGCGGCCATTACTGCTCGTTTAGCTTTGGGAGATGATATGAAAACGGCTATTATTCGTGCAAAAGCTTATGTTGATGCTACCATTCGTGAAGGTATCGATGTTGGGCATGGGCATGGACCGCTTAATCACCAGGCAAGAGTGACTGACAGGCATTTTCCAGAGGTACTAGAAAATGTTTGA
- a CDS encoding ABC transporter ATP-binding protein yields MAQTILKTRDLSIRFGGVTAVDGVNIEAAENELIGLIGPNGAGKTTLFNLLTGVYSPSEGEVLLFDGQQLANVNRQSPAKRARLGVARTFQNIRLFESRTVLENVMIAMNSSTQAHVFSSLFRLPSFYKNEEQLKNEARKLLSIFDMLEVQDTLATNLPYGQQRRLEIVRALATKPKILFLDEPAAGMNPQETADLTRLIKQVQQEFKMTIILIEHDMNLVMAVSERLYVLEYGKLLASGTPLEIQQNADVIRAYLGENNE; encoded by the coding sequence ATGGCTCAGACAATACTGAAAACGCGTGATTTAAGTATCCGTTTTGGAGGTGTAACTGCTGTTGATGGTGTTAATATTGAAGCTGCCGAAAATGAGTTAATTGGTTTAATTGGACCAAATGGTGCGGGTAAAACCACATTATTTAATTTACTAACAGGTGTATATTCACCTAGTGAGGGAGAAGTACTCCTATTTGATGGTCAGCAGTTAGCTAATGTCAATCGTCAATCTCCTGCAAAACGTGCTCGATTAGGCGTTGCGCGCACTTTTCAAAATATTCGCTTGTTTGAAAGTCGAACAGTATTAGAGAATGTTATGATTGCTATGAATTCTAGTACTCAGGCACATGTATTCAGTTCATTGTTTCGTTTACCTTCATTTTATAAAAATGAAGAGCAACTAAAAAACGAAGCTCGTAAGCTGCTAAGTATTTTTGATATGCTGGAGGTACAAGATACGCTGGCAACAAACTTACCATATGGGCAACAACGACGTTTAGAAATTGTGCGGGCATTGGCCACAAAACCTAAAATCTTATTTTTAGATGAGCCAGCAGCTGGTATGAATCCACAAGAAACGGCTGATTTAACACGTTTAATTAAACAAGTTCAACAAGAATTTAAGATGACAATTATTTTAATTGAGCATGATATGAACCTTGTTATGGCTGTCAGTGAGCGATTATATGTATTAGAGTACGGTAAGTTATTAGCCAGTGGCACACCATTAGAAATACAGCAAAATGCCGATGTGATCCGTGCATATTTGGGAGAAAATAACGAATGA
- a CDS encoding alpha/beta hydrolase — MKRKYKWLIGCLVFIAILLLSAGMYFFHVAEVRDVAADKPDKLRAKTNSLYHYEHDFLSREKQTWTQKTSDNLKLIAWYVPAEKKTGKTAILAHGWHNNKTTMAIYGELFHELGYNVLIPDNRAHGDSQGEMIGYGWLDRRDYIGWLNQILENNGQKSDIVMYGMSMGAATVLSTSGENDLPNQVKAIIADSSYTSVIEEIKHEAGDMYGLPWFPLVNVVSGISKVRAGYSYEEASPLRQVEKNTRPTFFIQGGADTFVPTKMVYPLYNASRGPKQLWITKGSKHVQSFHDYPVAYRSKIKAFLEKYDK, encoded by the coding sequence ATGAAAAGAAAGTATAAGTGGTTAATTGGTTGTTTGGTTTTTATTGCTATTTTATTGTTATCAGCTGGTATGTATTTTTTTCATGTTGCTGAGGTCCGCGATGTAGCAGCAGATAAGCCAGACAAATTACGTGCAAAAACAAATTCACTTTATCACTACGAACATGATTTTTTGTCTCGTGAAAAGCAAACATGGACACAAAAAACATCTGATAATTTGAAACTAATTGCTTGGTACGTACCTGCTGAGAAAAAAACAGGTAAAACAGCTATTCTGGCTCACGGCTGGCACAACAATAAAACGACGATGGCCATATATGGTGAGCTATTCCATGAGTTGGGCTACAACGTATTAATTCCAGATAATCGTGCACACGGTGATTCACAGGGTGAAATGATTGGCTACGGTTGGTTAGATCGGCGAGACTATATCGGTTGGTTGAATCAAATTTTAGAAAATAATGGTCAAAAATCAGATATTGTCATGTATGGTATGAGCATGGGTGCTGCTACTGTGTTGTCAACTTCTGGTGAAAATGATTTACCGAATCAGGTGAAAGCAATTATTGCTGATTCGTCCTACACAAGTGTTATAGAAGAGATTAAACATGAAGCAGGAGATATGTATGGCTTACCATGGTTTCCACTTGTTAATGTGGTTTCGGGTATCTCGAAGGTACGGGCCGGATACTCATATGAGGAAGCTAGTCCTTTGAGACAAGTTGAAAAAAACACGCGGCCAACCTTTTTCATTCAAGGTGGGGCCGACACTTTTGTGCCAACCAAAATGGTTTACCCGCTGTACAATGCTTCTAGAGGACCAAAGCAGTTATGGATTACCAAGGGCTCAAAACATGTTCAAAGTTTTCATGACTACCCAGTCGCTTATAGAAGTAAAATAAAAGCATTTTTGGAAAAATATGATAAATAA
- a CDS encoding DUF1003 domain-containing protein: protein MTSMQRSFTCFVDGEEKNVVDGVLLAELDIELQQKIKHDFPDSMLADFICFDHLLQYRLEKIDKMILEKHRTNKHINNKLTHILTDKSFKVVNVNKHQRESYTFGQKIADNVAHFGGSWGFIIVSICAMIMWIITNVFQLFNMHFDPYPFILLNLFLSMVAALQAPLILMSQNRSSDYDRLHADNDYHVNLKTEEEMRVLHAKIDRIIQKDNPDLFEIQKMQTKMLGELQKQVNELHSHQKIKNVD, encoded by the coding sequence ATGACCAGTATGCAAAGAAGTTTTACATGTTTTGTGGATGGTGAAGAAAAGAATGTTGTCGATGGTGTCTTACTGGCAGAACTAGATATTGAATTACAACAAAAGATAAAGCATGATTTTCCTGACAGCATGTTGGCAGATTTTATTTGCTTTGATCATTTGCTTCAATACCGTTTAGAAAAAATCGATAAAATGATATTGGAGAAGCATAGAACAAACAAACATATTAATAACAAACTGACGCACATATTGACAGATAAAAGTTTTAAAGTTGTCAATGTGAATAAGCATCAAAGAGAATCCTATACATTTGGCCAAAAAATAGCAGATAATGTCGCACATTTTGGCGGTAGTTGGGGATTTATTATCGTGTCCATTTGTGCAATGATTATGTGGATCATCACCAATGTTTTTCAATTGTTCAACATGCATTTTGATCCCTACCCTTTTATATTATTAAACTTATTTTTGAGTATGGTGGCCGCATTACAAGCGCCGTTAATACTAATGAGTCAGAATCGATCATCTGATTATGACAGATTGCACGCGGATAATGATTACCATGTGAATTTAAAGACCGAGGAAGAGATGAGGGTACTGCATGCTAAAATTGACCGTATTATTCAAAAAGATAACCCCGATTTATTTGAAATTCAAAAAATGCAGACCAAAATGCTTGGAGAATTACAAAAACAGGTCAATGAGTTACATAGTCACCAAAAAATTAAAAATGTTGACTAA
- a CDS encoding NAD-dependent succinate-semialdehyde dehydrogenase — MSYQTINPFNDEVIQTFDNHDDAYVEKAIAEGHALYKKWRNDPASSRAEILNKIADLMEEDADHLAKVLTIEMGKRFVEAQGEVALSVSIARYYAKNGADFLKPEPIKSSMGDAQVISRPTGVLMMVEPWNFPYYQIIRVFAPNYIAGNPMLLKHASNTPMAASEFEKIVERAGAPTGAFANLFIDYDQVNKIIADDRVQGVALTGSERAGQLIAAEAGKNMKQSSLELGGSDPFIVLEDADLSEIKKIIGGARLYNAGQVCTSSKRFIVTEKNYDAVLTMLKDAFAEAKLGDPLLEDTTLAPLSTSKAKKNLTKQVKAAVDAGATLEYGSVVQDKPAALFDPVILTGITKDNPAYYQEFFGPVGQVYKVKDEEEAITLANDSNYGLSGVVFGGSPEHATEVASRIETGAVYVNSFGGTLPELPFGGVKNSGYGRELGRFGIETFVNKELIVTKKEPIDLDNAFGGFV; from the coding sequence ATGAGCTATCAAACAATTAATCCCTTTAACGACGAAGTTATTCAAACATTTGACAATCATGATGACGCTTATGTTGAGAAGGCCATTGCCGAAGGTCATGCACTGTATAAAAAGTGGCGCAATGACCCGGCTAGTAGTCGCGCAGAGATATTAAACAAAATTGCTGACTTGATGGAAGAAGATGCTGATCATTTAGCTAAGGTACTTACTATTGAAATGGGTAAGCGATTTGTCGAGGCTCAAGGTGAAGTAGCATTAAGTGTTTCAATTGCTCGTTACTACGCCAAAAATGGTGCAGATTTTCTTAAGCCAGAACCAATCAAATCCTCGATGGGGGATGCGCAAGTAATTTCGCGCCCCACTGGGGTATTGATGATGGTTGAACCATGGAATTTTCCTTACTATCAAATTATTCGTGTATTTGCACCAAATTATATAGCTGGAAACCCAATGCTTTTGAAGCACGCAAGCAATACGCCAATGGCTGCATCAGAATTTGAAAAAATTGTTGAACGGGCTGGTGCACCTACTGGTGCGTTTGCTAATTTATTCATTGATTACGATCAAGTGAATAAAATTATTGCTGACGATCGTGTACAGGGAGTGGCGTTAACTGGTTCAGAACGTGCTGGACAATTAATTGCTGCCGAAGCTGGTAAAAATATGAAACAAAGTTCGCTTGAACTTGGTGGAAGTGATCCATTCATTGTTCTGGAGGATGCCGATTTATCTGAGATTAAAAAGATTATCGGGGGTGCTCGTCTATACAATGCAGGACAGGTATGTACTTCGTCTAAACGGTTTATTGTAACCGAAAAAAATTATGATGCGGTACTTACAATGTTAAAAGATGCCTTTGCTGAAGCAAAACTAGGCGACCCATTGTTGGAAGATACGACATTAGCACCATTAAGTACCAGCAAGGCTAAGAAAAACTTGACCAAACAAGTGAAAGCGGCAGTTGATGCCGGTGCTACTCTTGAATATGGTAGTGTTGTCCAAGATAAACCAGCTGCACTGTTTGATCCCGTTATTTTAACTGGTATTACAAAAGACAACCCAGCTTATTATCAAGAGTTCTTCGGTCCAGTTGGACAAGTCTACAAAGTGAAAGATGAAGAAGAGGCAATTACACTAGCTAATGATTCTAATTATGGCTTATCGGGCGTGGTATTTGGTGGTTCACCTGAGCATGCGACGGAAGTTGCTTCTCGTATTGAGACGGGAGCGGTTTATGTGAATAGTTTTGGTGGAACATTACCTGAGTTACCATTTGGTGGTGTTAAAAATTCTGGCTATGGACGTGAGCTAGGACGCTTTGGTATCGAAACCTTTGTGAACAAGGAACTTATTGTTACTAAAAAGGAACCAATTGATTTAGATAATGCTTTTGGTGGATTTGTTTAA
- a CDS encoding M3 family oligoendopeptidase, which yields MTYSQKWNLENIFPGGITSPQLTQKYELIAKQINDFTDMIADYSLAQDKYFTVLADLADLAQNIGAGIGTANIFVNGWSSVDYGNSVYAPHFNKLGNLWVSFSSPLNAFQKLLSKLDDETFEKAITTSRLAPIAFYLTELRTDAKRLLDDKTETLINKFDLDGQQAWSQHYDTISASLSMSYTDENNKTRQISAGQALNMLDGEPDNEVRANLMTNYEKMWAKAENLTSDTLNHLAGFRLTNQEAHGRQSHLEQPLELNRMSRGTLDAMWQVVDANKSMFKPYFERKKQLLGLKSIGWQDQVAPLTNIGDYKPSDVSYDDAAKFIIEQFGKFSPKMATFAQKAFENNWIESENRPGKQPGGYMESVPDLHESRIFLTYTGSVNDAATIAHELGHAFHSAQLTDLPFWRDAYAMNVAETASTFAELIVNDANVKEAKTDAEKIVLLDAKMTNPIAMFLNIHARFLFEDSFYTERKHGLVTPQRLNQLMDNAQKEAFDGILDVRHPHFWSSKLHFFIDSVPFYNFPYTFGYLFSSSIYAQAQKDGDNFEEKYIALLRDTANMTSEELAKKHLGVDLTKPEFWQTGADLVKKDIDEFLSLSEQFIK from the coding sequence GTGACCTACTCACAAAAATGGAATTTAGAAAATATATTCCCGGGTGGTATAACTTCACCACAACTCACTCAAAAATATGAACTTATCGCAAAGCAAATCAATGATTTTACTGATATGATAGCCGATTACAGCCTCGCACAAGACAAATATTTCACGGTGTTGGCTGATTTAGCTGATTTAGCACAAAATATTGGTGCTGGAATTGGTACTGCCAATATTTTTGTTAATGGTTGGTCGTCTGTAGATTATGGTAACAGTGTTTATGCGCCTCATTTTAATAAATTGGGAAACTTATGGGTATCTTTCTCATCTCCTTTAAATGCTTTTCAAAAACTACTTTCAAAATTAGATGATGAAACATTTGAAAAAGCTATCACTACTAGCCGTCTTGCACCAATTGCTTTTTACTTAACAGAGTTGCGTACTGATGCTAAACGATTGTTGGACGATAAAACAGAAACGTTAATTAACAAATTTGATCTTGACGGACAGCAAGCTTGGTCCCAGCATTATGACACAATATCTGCTTCATTATCGATGAGCTATACCGATGAAAACAATAAAACTCGTCAAATTTCCGCTGGACAAGCTTTGAACATGTTAGATGGTGAACCCGATAATGAGGTGCGGGCTAACCTCATGACAAACTATGAAAAAATGTGGGCAAAAGCTGAAAATTTAACAAGTGATACATTAAATCATTTGGCTGGATTTCGTCTAACCAATCAAGAAGCTCATGGTCGTCAATCACACTTAGAACAGCCACTGGAGCTCAACCGTATGTCTCGCGGAACTTTGGATGCTATGTGGCAAGTTGTAGATGCTAACAAGAGTATGTTTAAACCATATTTTGAACGTAAAAAGCAATTACTCGGTTTGAAATCCATCGGTTGGCAAGATCAAGTCGCGCCACTAACCAACATCGGTGACTACAAACCATCAGATGTTTCTTATGATGACGCTGCTAAATTTATTATCGAACAATTTGGTAAGTTTTCACCTAAGATGGCAACGTTTGCTCAAAAGGCTTTTGAGAATAATTGGATTGAATCAGAGAACCGTCCTGGTAAACAACCAGGTGGTTATATGGAATCTGTCCCAGATTTACACGAGTCTCGAATATTTCTAACCTACACAGGTTCAGTAAATGATGCTGCGACAATTGCGCACGAACTGGGTCACGCATTCCACTCTGCGCAGCTAACTGACTTACCATTTTGGCGTGATGCCTATGCTATGAACGTTGCCGAAACAGCCTCAACTTTTGCCGAATTGATTGTTAATGACGCTAACGTAAAAGAAGCAAAAACAGATGCCGAGAAAATTGTATTATTAGATGCAAAAATGACTAATCCTATTGCTATGTTTTTAAACATACATGCCCGCTTCTTATTTGAAGATTCGTTTTACACAGAACGTAAGCATGGCCTAGTGACACCACAGCGTCTCAATCAACTAATGGATAACGCGCAAAAAGAAGCTTTTGATGGTATTTTAGATGTCCGTCATCCCCACTTCTGGTCATCAAAACTGCACTTTTTCATTGATTCTGTGCCATTTTATAATTTCCCTTATACATTTGGTTATTTATTTTCATCAAGCATTTACGCGCAAGCACAAAAAGATGGTGACAATTTTGAAGAAAAATATATTGCCTTGCTACGTGACACTGCTAATATGACTTCAGAAGAATTAGCAAAAAAGCATCTTGGTGTTGATCTAACGAAGCCGGAATTTTGGCAGACTGGTGCCGATTTGGTTAAAAAAGATATTGACGAATTCTTGTCACTTTCTGAGCAATTTATAAAATAA